In Agarivorans gilvus, one genomic interval encodes:
- the malF gene encoding maltose ABC transporter permease MalF — translation MGLSASPGFMQGKYAWLKLLLVTAIVLLNGYAIVLMYAGGEYAFALLTLVVVSTGVYVFVNQKTYAHRYIFPGIAGMVVFIIFPLAYTVGIAFTNYSGTNLLSLERVEQLHSQKTYMAKGGSFDFQLHQDVSGKYVLALTQDDTLYTSRLVDMVSNADIRAQKLTLDTQRIKLQVADSAPASDVAPIKDVISHRQFLNSVILVTPKGDELVMNGLRKFSAMKPLYTRLEDGVVLKESGAIIDGPSILRNNQTGQIMLPNMEIGYYQYINDEGEFVGDRLAPGFVVGVGWKNFDRVLTDNGIKEPFIQIFIWTVIFAAGSVAFTLAIGMVLACLIQWEELKGRAIYRVVLILPYAIPAFISILVFKGLFNQNFGEINAILESLFGIKPDWFTDPLMAKSMILIVNTWLGYPYMMILCLGMLKSIPEDLYEASAMDGAGPISNFFNITVPLLMKPLTPLLVASFAFNFNNFVLIQLLTNGGPDIIGASTPAGTTDLLVSYTYRIAFQGDGGQDYGLASAIATLIFIVVGALALINLKLTKSEDRAA, via the coding sequence ATGGGTCTTTCTGCGTCTCCAGGTTTTATGCAGGGCAAATACGCCTGGCTAAAACTTCTGCTGGTCACCGCGATTGTATTGCTTAACGGCTATGCGATTGTGTTGATGTATGCAGGTGGTGAATATGCATTTGCATTGCTCACCCTTGTTGTTGTTTCTACCGGCGTATATGTTTTTGTAAATCAAAAAACATATGCCCATCGATATATTTTCCCCGGTATTGCTGGCATGGTGGTGTTTATTATCTTCCCCTTGGCCTATACCGTCGGTATTGCGTTTACCAACTACAGCGGAACTAACTTGTTGTCGCTTGAGCGGGTAGAGCAGTTACATAGCCAGAAGACTTATATGGCAAAAGGAGGTTCATTTGACTTCCAATTGCATCAAGATGTTTCTGGTAAATATGTATTGGCGCTTACTCAAGACGATACCTTATATACTTCTCGTCTTGTTGATATGGTGTCTAATGCCGATATTCGCGCTCAAAAATTAACACTTGATACTCAACGGATTAAGTTACAAGTGGCTGATAGCGCACCTGCATCAGACGTTGCTCCTATTAAAGATGTTATCTCTCATCGTCAATTCTTGAATAGCGTGATACTGGTTACCCCTAAAGGTGACGAGCTAGTTATGAATGGTCTGCGTAAATTCTCAGCCATGAAGCCGCTTTATACTCGTTTAGAAGATGGTGTAGTGCTTAAAGAAAGCGGCGCGATTATTGATGGTCCTTCTATTCTGCGCAATAACCAAACTGGTCAAATCATGTTGCCAAACATGGAGATTGGTTACTATCAGTACATTAACGATGAAGGTGAATTTGTTGGTGACCGTTTAGCACCTGGCTTTGTAGTTGGTGTGGGTTGGAAAAACTTCGACCGCGTTCTTACCGACAACGGTATTAAAGAACCTTTTATTCAAATCTTCATTTGGACAGTTATTTTTGCCGCCGGTTCAGTAGCCTTTACGCTAGCCATCGGTATGGTGTTAGCCTGTCTGATTCAGTGGGAAGAGCTTAAAGGGCGTGCGATTTACCGCGTTGTTCTCATTCTTCCTTATGCCATCCCCGCGTTTATCTCCATCCTCGTATTTAAGGGTTTGTTTAACCAAAACTTCGGTGAGATTAACGCTATTCTAGAGTCATTATTTGGTATTAAACCCGATTGGTTTACTGATCCACTAATGGCCAAATCAATGATTTTGATTGTGAACACTTGGTTGGGTTACCCCTACATGATGATCTTATGTTTGGGTATGCTTAAATCTATTCCTGAAGACTTATATGAAGCTTCAGCAATGGACGGCGCCGGCCCAATTAGTAACTTCTTCAATATTACTGTTCCACTATTAATGAAACCATTAACGCCGTTGTTGGTTGCTTCGTTTGCATTTAACTTCAACAACTTCGTATTGATTCAGTTGTTAACAAATGGTGGTCCTGACATTATTGGTGCCTCGACACCTGCTGGTACAACCGACTTACTAGTAAGTTATACCTACCGTATTGCCTTCCAAGGTGATGGTGGTCAGGACTACGGCTTAGCCAGTGCCATTGCTACCCTAATCTTCATTGTTGTGGGTGCACTAGCATTGATTAACTTGAAACTAACTAAATCTGAAGACAGAGCAGCATAA
- the malG gene encoding maltose ABC transporter permease MalG, which yields MAMVQPKSLKYRKLATHVALCLFLCLIIFPLLMVITISFRTGNFAVGELIPSNPTLDHWRLALGITVVNPDGSTTPPPFPVLVWLWNSIKIAGISAILIVVLSTTSAYAFARMRFKGKATILNGMLIFQMFPSVLALVAIYALFNKIGEYIPWLGLNTHGGLIFAYLGGIALHVWTIKGYFETIDPALEESAAIDGATPWQAFRLVLLPLSVPILAVVFILAFIQVITEVPMASVLMQDVDKLTLAVGAQQYLYPQNYLWGDFAAAAVLSGFPITVVFLLAQRWLVGGLTAGGVKG from the coding sequence ATGGCAATGGTTCAACCTAAATCATTGAAATATAGAAAATTAGCTACTCACGTAGCGCTATGTTTATTTTTATGTTTGATTATTTTTCCATTATTAATGGTTATCACCATTTCCTTCCGTACAGGTAACTTTGCGGTTGGTGAATTGATTCCATCTAATCCTACCTTAGACCACTGGCGTCTTGCCTTAGGTATTACGGTAGTTAATCCCGATGGTTCGACAACGCCACCACCATTCCCAGTATTGGTGTGGCTGTGGAACTCGATTAAGATTGCCGGTATTTCAGCAATTCTTATCGTAGTGTTGTCTACCACAAGTGCTTATGCTTTTGCTCGTATGCGCTTTAAAGGTAAAGCAACCATTCTTAACGGGATGTTGATTTTCCAAATGTTCCCATCGGTCTTGGCCTTGGTAGCTATTTATGCCTTGTTCAACAAAATCGGTGAATACATCCCTTGGTTGGGTCTAAACACTCACGGCGGTTTGATCTTCGCTTACCTAGGTGGTATCGCACTACATGTGTGGACCATTAAAGGTTACTTCGAAACGATTGACCCTGCCTTAGAAGAGTCGGCTGCAATTGACGGTGCAACACCGTGGCAGGCGTTTAGATTGGTATTGTTACCGCTTTCTGTTCCTATTTTGGCAGTGGTATTTATTCTTGCATTTATTCAAGTAATCACAGAAGTACCGATGGCGTCGGTATTGATGCAAGACGTAGATAAACTCACGCTTGCCGTAGGTGCACAACAATACTTGTATCCGCAAAACTACTTGTGGGGTGACTTCGCCGCCGCAGCAGTATTGTCAGGATTCCCAATTACCGTGGTATTCCTACTCGCCCAACGTTGGTTGGTGGGTGGCTTAACCGCTGGTGGTGTTAAAGGTTAA